In the Corynebacterium jeikeium genome, AATGAAGCCCTTCTCGAAGTCCGTGTGGATCACGCCGGCCGCCTGCGGGGCGGTATCACCCTGGTGAATCGTCCATGCGCGGGCTTCCTTCGGCCCAGCAGTCAGATAGGTCTGCAGGCCCAGCGTTGCGAAACCAGCCTTCGCCAGCGTCTGCAACCCCGGTTCAGTCTGCCCGACGGATTCCAGCAGCTCAGCCGCCTCCTCGTCGTCCAGCTCCAGCAGGTCCGCCTCCGTCGCGGCGTCCAGGAACACGCAGTCCGCAGGAGCCACCAGCTCGCGCAGCTCCGCCTTCTTCGCGTCATCGGTCAGCACAGACTCGTCGGAGTTAAACACGTACAGGAACGGCTTGGCCGTCAGGAAGTGCAGATCGCGCACGGTTGCCAGGTCGATCTCCCCCTGCGCCGCGGCGCTCGACAGCGTGCGGCTATCCTCCAGGATTTCCTGCGCCTTCTTGGCTCCCTCGACCTGCTCGGCCAGATCCTTGTTCTTCCGCGCTTCCTTCTCCAGGCGCGGCAGAGCCTTCTCTACCGTCTGCAGGTCGGCCAGGATCAGCTCCGTCTCAATGACGGAAATGTCGCTGGCGGGGTCCACACGTCCATCGACGTGGATCACGTTGTCGTCGGAGAATGCACGCACCACCTGGCAGATCGCGTCTGCCTCACGGATGTTCGCCAGGAAGGCATTACCCATACCCTCGCCGTCGGAGGCGCCCTTCACGATGCCGGCGATGTCCACAAAGGAAACAGTCGCGGGCAGGATGCGCTCGGATTCGAAGATCTCCGCCAGGCGCGTCAGGCGCGGGTCCGGCAGCTCCACCAGCCCCACGTTGGGCTCAATGGTCGCGAACGGGTAGTTCGCAGCCAGAACATCGTTGCGGGTCAGGGCGTTAAACAGCGTGGACTTGCCCACGTTGGGCAGGCCAACAATTCCAAGAGTAAGAGTCACGTGCCCCATCCTATCGCCCGGCCGTCGCTGCCTCCAATGCGCCCTTTCTATTGCCTCTATTGCCATACTTATTGCTTCTTTTTGACGCCCACCGCTGCCCACCCAAAGCCGCTCCAGTACCCCCACATACCCCAGACCGGCTACCCCCGCCCTTTCATTAGGTAATCAATCCGAGGAAAGAATTGTGAAAACCCACTATCAGAGCCTGTCAACCGCCATATAGTAAGTGCACCTTAGAAAACCTTGAGGCTTTACCACCCATTAA is a window encoding:
- the ychF gene encoding redox-regulated ATPase YchF, with the translated sequence MTLTLGIVGLPNVGKSTLFNALTRNDVLAANYPFATIEPNVGLVELPDPRLTRLAEIFESERILPATVSFVDIAGIVKGASDGEGMGNAFLANIREADAICQVVRAFSDDNVIHVDGRVDPASDISVIETELILADLQTVEKALPRLEKEARKNKDLAEQVEGAKKAQEILEDSRTLSSAAAQGEIDLATVRDLHFLTAKPFLYVFNSDESVLTDDAKKAELRELVAPADCVFLDAATEADLLELDDEEAAELLESVGQTEPGLQTLAKAGFATLGLQTYLTAGPKEARAWTIHQGDTAPQAAGVIHTDFEKGFIKAEIVAFEDLDELGSMAEARAHGKVRQEGKDYVMADGDVVEFKFNV